Genomic segment of Umezawaea sp. Da 62-37:
CGACACAAGGACGGCGCTGGCGGCCGAAAGACCGTCATGGGCGGGGCGCGCACGCTGGCGTTCACGATGGGCGGTGACAACCTGGTCGAGGCGTTCCGGGCGGCCGGTGCGATCGGCAAGACCGAGGGGCTGCTGTTCGTGCAGCGCCCGGTGAACGACCGGCTCGGCTGGACGGTCGTCATCGACCTGCCGCCGTCGCGGAAGGCGTCCGACGTGATCGCCAAGCGTGAGGCGCTGGCGTCCGCGCTGGCGGTGGATGAGGTGCGGCTGATCCTGGACCGCGTACGCGGCGACAAGGGCCACGCAGGGCGGATCACGCTGTGGGTTGGGCACTCCGACCCGTACTCCGCGCCACCGGTGCCGAGCCCGCTCGCGACGGCGGCAAGCTGGGACCTGTGGGCGCCGGTCCCGTTCGGCGCGACCGCGCGCGGCACTGCGGTCACCCTGCCGGTGGTGTGGACGTCACTGCTCATCGGTGCGATTCCGAGACAGGGCAAGACGTTCGTCGCAAGATTGCCGATCACAGCCGCCGCGTTGGACCCACATGTTCGGTTGATCATCGCCGACGGCAAGTCCGGAAAGGACTTCAAGCCGTTCGAGCAGGTCGCGCACCGGTACATCCGTGGTGCGCGAGAGTCCGACGGCCGAAGGCTGATCGCGGTGCTGGAGGAGTGCGCCGCCGACGTCGCCGACCGGTTCGATCGGCTGTCCGACATGGACGACGACCTGTGCCCGGAATCCAAGGTGACACCCCAGATCACGCGGGACCCGGCGTTCGGGATGCCGTTGACCGTGATCGGCATTGACGAGATTCAGAACTACCTCGGGCTGGACACGCCGCTGGACGAGGACAGCCCGAAGGGCAAGCGAGTCGGACAGCGGATCTGCGAGCTGCTCACCTACATCGCGAAGACCGGCCCGGCCGCCGGATTCTCGCTGATCCTGGCCACGCAAAAGCCTGACGCGAAGGTCATCCCGGACGGTTTGCGCGGGCAGCTCGGCACCCGCTTCGCGCTGAAGACGATGACCTACCAGGCGTCGGAGACGATCCTGGGCGCGGGCACCTACAAGGCCGGAATGGACTCCTCCCGACTGCTGACCTCGCACAAGGGCGTGGGTCTGCTGCTCGGTGCCGACGGCGAGACCGACTTGGACGCGGGCGTGGCGACGACCGTGCGCACACACCTCCTCCACATCGCGCAGATCCGGGCGGCGTGCGAGCGCGGCCGGGCCCTGCGCGAGGAAGCGGGAACGCTGACCGGCGACGCGGCCGGGGCCCGCGACCTGGCGGCACTCGATCCGGACGCGGTCGCGCGGCTCGCCGACGAGGTCCAGGCGGTCACCGACGCGCCCGCCGTCGAGCCGGTGGACGCGGAGCTGCTGCCCGAGGTGCTGGCGCTGCTGGCCAACGTGCTCGGCGACGACGAGCACGGCGTGGTGGCGGTCGCCGAGCTGGCGGAGCGGATCGACTGGACCGCGAAGGCGCTGGGCGAGGCACTGCGCCGGGCCGGGGTCCCGTCGGCGGGCAAGAAGCGCGTCACGCCCGGCGGCGCTCCGGTGTCGGTGGTCGATGTGAGCGCGATCCGGACCGCGCTCGGCGGCTAGGAGGTCGGAACAGGGGTCGGAACGGCCGTTCCGACCCCTGTTGCCTCTGTTCCGACCTCGCTATGCCCCTCCCAGAAGCCTCTGAGCTGCACAGACGGGCGCTGTTCCGACCCTCGCCAGGTCACCGCGGAACGCGCCCCTCACCGCGGCTTCAAGCGCGTTTCAGCCCCTGTTCCAACCCTCACGGCGTGTGCCGTGAGGTCGGCACACCTGGATGAACCCATGCCGCTCACAGTCAGCTCGACTCGCGCGTTCCGCCCCGGCCGGTGGGTCGCTCTGGCCGCCGCCGCGTACTTGCTTGGCGTCGTCTCCGCCGCGCCCGCCAGCCCACCATTCGCCCCGGTGACCTGCACCCGCTGACCCCGCCCGACCGCGAGGCCGCCCCGACACGTCGCTGGGGCGGCCTCGTCGCGTTCGAGCCGTACCCTTCCCTGCACCAATGACGCGCCGAGCTGACTCGACGACACAAGGGGGGACACATGGACGCTGGGGACTGGATCGCAGTAGTCGCCGCTGTTATCGCGTCGGGTTCGATGGGTGTGGCGTTGTGGCAGGCACGCGAAGCCAAGGAGTCCCGTCACGCGGCACAAGCCCAGGCAGCCGCTGCCAAGGACTCGGCGGAGATCGCGGAAGCGGGCGTCAAGCAGGCACAGCGCAGCGCGGCAGCAGCGGAGGAACAAACGCGTGCGACCGTCGAGCAGCTCGCGATCCTGCGCGAGCAGGTGGCAGAGCAACGCGCTGAGAAGGACAACCCTCAGTTCCACATCCCACGGCCCACGTTCAGCGGCGAGGACATGGTCCCAGTCGACATCACGATGGTTGCTGGCACGGATCTGCGTTCGCTCACAGTCTCCGTGACGGGCAAAGACGTGCAGGGCTTCAGTGGCGACCCCAGGTCTGACATCGAAGGCGGTGAGCCGATCGTTTGCCCTGATGTCGCGATCGGGTTCGAGACCACTGTGTGGGTGAGTCTCCACGACACACTCGACACCTCCATTCTTGTGCGCATCGATTGCGAGGCGGCGGATGGACGGAAGTGGGCACGCCAGCAGCCGATGCGCCTGATGCATCACGCTATTCGCGACTACGGGCACTGATCAGGCAGCAGTGTGCACGCGTTGATCCGACACCACTACGAGGCTTCCTCGGCGACGTGCCGAGGAAGCCTCGTCATGTAAGGGAAATCGGCACCAACATCACGAAGGGCTGACCTGCCCGTTGTGGTCATCACCTGATGTGTCGGTGTCGACTATGACGAGGTCATGCCAGGTGCCCTCTCGGCCTTCAATTGGGCCGTGCTGCTCGGAAGGCCGCCATTTTTCTGGCCAAGACGAGCGAGCAGGCACTCTGTGACGGACCACAGACGCGTCGAACTCGATACTGTTTCGGAACGTCACTGCGCCGAACTCAACGAACCTGCCGAAGCTCACTCGATTAAACTTGACATAACCTAAGAAAATCGCATCGCGGAACCAGGCATCGCTTTCAAAAATCACTTCGTCGAACCTGACTCCTTCACTGAATGTGGCCGAGCCAAACATAGCGACATGGCCAAATCTCGCTTTTTTTAACCCGACCACATCGAATGCCGCACAAGCGAAACCGGCAACCCCAACGAACTTCGCTTCACTGAATGAGACTAGATCGTTAAATATGGCATCGTCGAATAAGGCTGTCCCCTCGAACACGACGTTGTTAAAACTAGTTTCCCCAAAGAACGATGCTCTATCGAACTTGACTCGACGGAGCTTGCAATGAGCAAGATCGAAGTCAACGAGGGTGGCACCGGCGAGGTCGAGGTCGGTTTCTTCCCAAAAGGTCCCGACTGGCTTGCTAGAGTCATCACCAGGACGTAAGTGAGCAGAGAGAACACGCTGAGCAGTTAACCGGACTTCCCGCTCCTGCACTCGCTCGTCGTGGCGTATACGGGTCTGCTCGTCAGTATTGTCAGCATCCGAGTCACCGGGCAGCGTGTACGGCATCCTCAGGTAGGCACACAGCACGTTGACCACAGTTTGTCGCTGGTGCGAATTGTCTTGCGCCAGCCGTTCTAGGGCGTAGAGGCCGCCTAACCGGACCGGAGCCTTGTCTGAGCCCAACTGTTCGACCGATTTTGCGAACAAGTCGGTGACGCGACGCGCCTCGGCATCGGCGCGATTGTCATCCGCGACGCGTTCAGCGTGCACGCGATTGGCTTCGGCAACCTGCTCTGTATGGGCCTGCACTCGATCACGCTGGGCCAGTTCGGCGTGCCGGGCCTTCAATTCAGACTCCTGCGTTTGCTGCCGTCGGGTCGCCAAGTAGAGCGCGAACAACCCGCCTCCGGCCACGACGATCGAGGCAGCGACTTTCACCGCGTCGAGCTGCGCGGTCACCTTCTTGCCCACGTCTTCCAGAGCTAACCCGGATCTTTCGTGTGGGTGACGGCCCGGCTTGAGACCGTGGCCGGTGGTTGCTATGGGTCCTCCTTCCGGTGTTCGGGATGGCCAAGATGGCCCGTTGTCGGCCGGGTGTCGCCGGGTTCCACTGCCCGGTAGTGGTGCTGACTGCTCGTAGGGGCGGGTTATGGCTGGTCAAGCCAGTAGCGGTAGATCGTGCAGGCGTTGGTGGCCGGTGAGCAGTAGCCAGGACCAGGGCGCGTGGGCGGCGAGTCGGAGATGGACCCGTCGGGCGTGTCGGGCGATCCGACCGGCGATGGAGAACAGGCGTAGTCGCAGGCGTTTGGGCTCCCAGCGGCGGGCTTCGTGCCCGGTCAGGGCGAGCATCTGGGTCCAGGCGGTCAACTCGACCGCCAACATCACGATCGCGACCCAGATCCGGTTGTGGGCGTAGCCGTGCAGGGGCAGGTTGGTCAGGCCGGTGGCTTTGCAGGTGCGGATGCGGTCCTCGGCGCGGGCCCGGCGGCGGTGGCGCAGTTCCAGATCGGCGAGTTGTCCGCGGACGGTGTTGGTGGCGAACGCGGTGAGCCTGTGTCCGTCGGCGTCGGTGAACCGCAACTGCGCGCCGGGGTGGGGTCGTTCCTTGCGGACCAGGACCCGCATTCCGGTGGGCCAGGAGGACAGGTCGAGCACGCCGGTTGCCTCGGCGACCCACGCTCCTTCCCGTACCGCGCCCTCTTCGTCGTAGGCCGGGGTCCACGCGGTGGCGGGGATGCGGGCGATCCGTTCGACGGCGTCCTCGGGCAGGGTGAACCCCAGCGAGTAGCCCAGTTTCCTGGTCTGCAACCAGTCCACGAACTCGTGGGTGCCGCCCGCGGCGTCTGTGCGGATGAGGATCTTGCGGCCGACTCGTCCGCCTCGGGCGGTGAACGGCAACTGCCGCAGCGCGTTGCGGGTGACCGTGATGTGGTCGGCGGCGGTGTTCGAGCCGGCGTTGCCCGGCCGGAGCAGGACCGCGAGTGGTTCGCCGGTGCCTGGTGTGTCGTGGTCGGCGAACGAGCACAACGGGTGGAAACCGTAGCCACGCTTGAATGTCGGCGCGGCGTGCTCCTTGTCGGAGTGGGCGGTGATGAGGGTGGCGTCCAGGTCGATGATCATCGGGTTGTTCGGGCTGATGTCGTGGTCGGGGGCGTGATCACCGGCGAGTGTCCAGGTTCGCGCCCGTATGTGCGCGCGGGCGTGGTCCAGGGCGGCGAGGGCTTTGTCCACGTCTGTGGCCAGGGTGTCGATCAGGCGTGACACGGTCGGGTCCGAGGCGACTGGGCCGAACAGGGCCGGCTCGGTTCTCAGGGTCGTGATGTCGGCCAGGCAGTCGCCGCCTATGGCCAATGTGATCGCCAGGTCGCACACGATCTTGCCGGGGTCGTGGATCGCGGTCGGTGCCCGCCACCGTCCCAATGCCGTGGACAGTGCGCGGTCCAGGCCGATTTTGCGCACGGTCTCGACCAGCAGCGTCGCGCCTGCCTGGGACACCACGCCGGTTCCGGCGGTGTCGATGGTCAACGATGGATAGGACCCGGTAGGCTTGCTCACCAGAAAGGTGCTCCTGAACTCGCGCGGACATGGCCCTAGACAAGCCCTATCCTTGCAGCTCAGAGCACCTTTCTCCATGGAATGGCCACTCTCGCGCCAATTCCCGATGAAAGCAGCGGGCTAAGCGGTCGATCCACCGCCACAACACCACCAGGGCGCCTACGGCGGCGGCCAACACCAGCACCGTGACCAGCGGCACCGTCCACCGTGACATCGGTGGCCTAGTTTCGTCCTCCTCAGGGATGGGCGGGGCAGCTTGA
This window contains:
- a CDS encoding pentapeptide repeat-containing protein; translation: MGKKVTAQLDAVKVAASIVVAGGGLFALYLATRRQQTQESELKARHAELAQRDRVQAHTEQVAEANRVHAERVADDNRADAEARRVTDLFAKSVEQLGSDKAPVRLGGLYALERLAQDNSHQRQTVVNVLCAYLRMPYTLPGDSDADNTDEQTRIRHDERVQEREVRLTAQRVLSAHLRPGDDSSKPVGTFWEETDLDLAGATLVDFDLAHCKLRRVKFDRASFFGETSFNNVVFEGTALFDDAIFNDLVSFSEAKFVGVAGFACAAFDVVGLKKARFGHVAMFGSATFSEGVRFDEVIFESDAWFRDAIFLGYVKFNRVSFGRFVEFGAVTFRNSIEFDASVVRHRVPARSSWPEKWRPSEQHGPIEGREGTWHDLVIVDTDTSGDDHNGQVSPS
- a CDS encoding IS1380 family transposase; protein product: MSKPTGSYPSLTIDTAGTGVVSQAGATLLVETVRKIGLDRALSTALGRWRAPTAIHDPGKIVCDLAITLAIGGDCLADITTLRTEPALFGPVASDPTVSRLIDTLATDVDKALAALDHARAHIRARTWTLAGDHAPDHDISPNNPMIIDLDATLITAHSDKEHAAPTFKRGYGFHPLCSFADHDTPGTGEPLAVLLRPGNAGSNTAADHITVTRNALRQLPFTARGGRVGRKILIRTDAAGGTHEFVDWLQTRKLGYSLGFTLPEDAVERIARIPATAWTPAYDEEGAVREGAWVAEATGVLDLSSWPTGMRVLVRKERPHPGAQLRFTDADGHRLTAFATNTVRGQLADLELRHRRRARAEDRIRTCKATGLTNLPLHGYAHNRIWVAIVMLAVELTAWTQMLALTGHEARRWEPKRLRLRLFSIAGRIARHARRVHLRLAAHAPWSWLLLTGHQRLHDLPLLA
- a CDS encoding cell division protein FtsK, which produces MAQPTPQQNEELGALLPFPRGTLAEAVTVAAAEVEPTAPALDGELLTEDEYRRTRARRLAEQAVARLPAQWQTPESRREAGVALAGRVAVVPVRFPAAVGRGVAVSARAWWQWVRVADFYSAAKAVDRLADRWQEIAVIRRRRGVISVVSAGSALLGGTATELAAGSVPLLVAGGVLSAGFALVGRHKDGAGGRKTVMGGARTLAFTMGGDNLVEAFRAAGAIGKTEGLLFVQRPVNDRLGWTVVIDLPPSRKASDVIAKREALASALAVDEVRLILDRVRGDKGHAGRITLWVGHSDPYSAPPVPSPLATAASWDLWAPVPFGATARGTAVTLPVVWTSLLIGAIPRQGKTFVARLPITAAALDPHVRLIIADGKSGKDFKPFEQVAHRYIRGARESDGRRLIAVLEECAADVADRFDRLSDMDDDLCPESKVTPQITRDPAFGMPLTVIGIDEIQNYLGLDTPLDEDSPKGKRVGQRICELLTYIAKTGPAAGFSLILATQKPDAKVIPDGLRGQLGTRFALKTMTYQASETILGAGTYKAGMDSSRLLTSHKGVGLLLGADGETDLDAGVATTVRTHLLHIAQIRAACERGRALREEAGTLTGDAAGARDLAALDPDAVARLADEVQAVTDAPAVEPVDAELLPEVLALLANVLGDDEHGVVAVAELAERIDWTAKALGEALRRAGVPSAGKKRVTPGGAPVSVVDVSAIRTALGG